The following coding sequences lie in one Halomonas sp. 'Soap Lake #6' genomic window:
- a CDS encoding phage protease codes for MTTQSLQTKPRAIQVAACALRVQITDDKTRLMPSGTFHAPRGAAAGTGPWHLNAESAQAIIQLAAARSTDIAIDYEHQILYSETNGKPAPASGWVDPRSLEWREDGLYGSVAWTAAARAQIAEGPNGEPPAYRYLSPVFPYDANGVPLDLLHLALTNTPAIDEGAAQLAAARMAITHDVNDDDQEIDTVKREQLIKTLGLAAEATDEQIDTAIAALKAAQADAEAFRTALGAKDDAKPAEAVAALKASTATAAPDMTQFVPVAVYQETTQQLAALKANSNTAELDALIKEGLDDGRIPGQATADWLRVQGIAACKAHLEGAPSIAALKATQTQGKPPENTKAKDGELTEAELAVCKFTGLTAEQYRAANPA; via the coding sequence ATGACTACACAAAGCCTTCAAACAAAGCCCCGCGCAATTCAAGTCGCCGCCTGCGCTCTCCGAGTGCAGATCACCGACGACAAAACGCGCCTGATGCCATCCGGTACGTTCCATGCGCCGCGTGGGGCTGCGGCAGGCACTGGCCCTTGGCATCTCAATGCCGAATCCGCTCAAGCGATTATCCAACTGGCCGCTGCGCGCAGTACCGACATCGCCATCGACTACGAACACCAGATTCTCTACTCAGAAACGAACGGCAAGCCCGCGCCCGCGTCTGGCTGGGTCGACCCGCGCTCGCTTGAATGGCGCGAAGATGGTTTGTACGGCTCTGTCGCCTGGACAGCCGCCGCCCGAGCCCAGATTGCCGAAGGCCCCAATGGCGAGCCGCCAGCCTATCGCTACCTCTCCCCCGTATTCCCGTATGACGCCAACGGTGTGCCGTTAGACCTATTACACCTGGCGTTAACAAACACCCCAGCCATTGATGAGGGCGCGGCACAGCTTGCCGCTGCTCGGATGGCGATTACCCATGACGTCAATGATGACGACCAGGAGATCGACACCGTGAAACGTGAGCAACTGATTAAAACCCTTGGCTTGGCCGCTGAAGCAACCGATGAGCAGATCGACACTGCCATTGCTGCATTGAAAGCTGCCCAGGCCGATGCCGAAGCCTTTCGGACAGCACTAGGTGCCAAAGACGACGCGAAGCCAGCGGAAGCCGTCGCAGCCCTTAAAGCGTCAACCGCTACCGCTGCCCCAGACATGACCCAGTTCGTGCCCGTAGCCGTGTATCAAGAAACCACCCAGCAGCTAGCGGCCCTGAAAGCCAACAGCAACACCGCCGAGCTGGACGCATTGATCAAAGAAGGCTTGGACGATGGCCGCATTCCTGGTCAAGCCACAGCCGATTGGTTGCGCGTTCAAGGAATCGCCGCCTGCAAAGCACATCTGGAAGGCGCACCCAGCATTGCCGCGCTCAAGGCCACGCAAACACAGGGCAAGCCCCCGGAAAACACCAAAGCGAAAGACGGTGAACTGACCGAGGCAGAGCTAGCGGTATGCAAATTTACGGGGCTGACCGCCGAGCAGTACCGCGCAGCGAACCCCGCGTAA
- a CDS encoding gp16 family protein: protein MISKGKLAQIHIAKAQLGLSDDDYRAILARTAGVSSAKELTNRTVGGVMFEFRRLGFEPKPAKKAGRKAPNPPRSRQREMKKIEALLAEADRAWAYADGMAKHMFKVDRVDFLDDSQLHKLLQALIIDAKRQGRYPNDLS, encoded by the coding sequence ATGATTAGCAAAGGCAAGCTGGCCCAGATCCATATCGCTAAGGCGCAACTAGGCCTGAGTGATGACGACTACCGCGCCATCCTCGCCCGTACTGCTGGGGTGAGCAGTGCCAAAGAACTCACTAACCGCACCGTAGGCGGCGTGATGTTTGAGTTCCGCCGCCTGGGCTTTGAGCCAAAGCCCGCAAAAAAGGCAGGCCGTAAGGCACCTAACCCGCCCCGCTCTCGCCAACGGGAAATGAAGAAGATCGAGGCACTACTGGCAGAAGCGGACCGCGCCTGGGCCTATGCCGATGGCATGGCGAAGCACATGTTCAAGGTCGACCGCGTGGACTTTCTCGACGACAGCCAACTGCACAAGCTGCTCCAGGCGTTGATCATCGACGCCAAGCGGCAAGGACGGTACCCCAATGACCTCTCATAA
- a CDS encoding phage virion morphogenesis protein, with protein MGTINVSSEAVERAITDLLNKGENLTAPMKSIGEEMINRTQQRFRDKEAPDGSAWQDNSPVTEKRKGHGRVLEGESNELSKQFSYSAASDSVEWGSLMVYAAMQNYGGTKAEFPHLWGDIPGREFVGVSDDDEDEVLGILADHLSL; from the coding sequence ATGGGTACCATCAACGTTAGTTCTGAAGCGGTCGAGCGTGCTATTACCGATTTGCTCAACAAGGGAGAGAACCTCACTGCCCCGATGAAGAGCATCGGTGAAGAGATGATCAACCGCACCCAGCAACGCTTCCGCGATAAAGAAGCCCCGGACGGCAGCGCCTGGCAAGACAACTCCCCAGTCACTGAAAAGCGCAAAGGCCACGGGCGTGTGCTGGAAGGCGAAAGCAACGAGCTATCAAAGCAGTTCAGCTACTCAGCCGCTAGCGACAGCGTCGAATGGGGTAGCTTGATGGTCTACGCCGCCATGCAGAACTACGGCGGTACCAAAGCCGAGTTCCCTCACCTCTGGGGTGATATCCCCGGCCGTGAATTTGTTGGCGTGAGTGATGACGACGAAGACGAAGTGCTGGGCATCCTCGCCGACCACCTAAGCCTCTAA
- a CDS encoding DUF7940 domain-containing protein: MRLIDDAHNWHRLWSVRLSLAATVFGTLEAVLPLWEVALPQGMFALLAAGAATGASVARAIKQHLP, from the coding sequence ATGAGATTGATTGACGACGCTCATAACTGGCACCGGCTATGGTCAGTACGCCTCAGCCTTGCTGCCACCGTGTTCGGCACCCTAGAAGCGGTTCTACCGCTATGGGAAGTCGCATTGCCACAAGGGATGTTTGCACTGCTGGCAGCCGGGGCAGCGACAGGCGCCAGCGTTGCGCGAGCCATCAAGCAGCACCTGCCATAG
- a CDS encoding AAA family ATPase: MSVNTIVPLTNVGLLAAAVESAANRPPELPGLVVMYGPSGYGKSLAAAYAANMHRAYYVECRESWTKKAFVIAILREMGIIPMKTLSEMVDQIAEQLSRSGRPLIIDDVQYVIDKAAANVLTDIYNASQGTLILIGEERVPASMARLERLHNRVLEWVPAQAASLDDVRALADKSYPDIEIDDDLLEAVNDRVKGCLRRVAVNLYQIHSEASVQGWKMVGLREWGEREIHTGQPPARRG; this comes from the coding sequence ATGAGCGTCAATACCATTGTACCACTCACTAATGTCGGACTACTCGCCGCTGCAGTTGAAAGCGCCGCAAACCGCCCGCCGGAACTTCCTGGCTTAGTGGTTATGTACGGCCCCAGCGGCTACGGGAAAAGCTTAGCAGCGGCCTATGCCGCCAATATGCACCGTGCCTATTACGTCGAGTGCCGCGAAAGCTGGACCAAGAAAGCGTTCGTGATCGCCATTCTGCGCGAGATGGGCATCATCCCGATGAAAACCCTGAGTGAGATGGTCGACCAGATCGCCGAGCAGCTCAGCCGCTCGGGCCGACCGTTGATTATTGATGACGTCCAGTACGTGATCGACAAAGCCGCTGCCAACGTATTAACCGACATCTACAACGCCAGCCAAGGCACGTTGATCCTGATTGGTGAAGAGCGCGTGCCTGCCAGCATGGCGCGGCTAGAGCGTTTGCATAACCGCGTACTGGAATGGGTGCCCGCCCAAGCCGCCAGCCTGGATGACGTCCGCGCCCTAGCTGACAAGAGCTACCCCGATATAGAGATCGACGACGACCTACTGGAAGCCGTAAATGATCGCGTGAAAGGCTGCCTACGCCGAGTCGCCGTCAACCTCTACCAGATCCACTCAGAAGCCAGCGTCCAAGGTTGGAAGATGGTCGGCCTTCGGGAATGGGGCGAGCGTGAGATCCACACCGGCCAACCACCGGCGCGGAGGGGCTAA
- a CDS encoding terminase large subunit domain-containing protein — protein MSAAIDQSVLLPYQQRWVNDNSPVKVIEKSRRIGLSYGEAADDVLYAASSAGANVYYISYNKEMTQGFIQDCAGWAKAYQAAASQIEESVIEAEDKQILSYTIKFDSGNQIQAFTSNPRNLRSKGRPGERLVIDEAAFVDDIQELLKAAMAMTIWGGQIRIISTHNGEDNPFNELVTDIRAGKYDYSLHRVDLDDALADGFYKRICKVTGVPWTREGEVQWRQQLINRYKPNEDEELFCIPAQGGGSYLTRVMIEACMAPAPVLRFNGTREFNAMPEPSRAAEMADWINDNLKPVLATLNPRRQHAMGQDFARSGDLSVIAPMEIGETLHRTVPFLMEMHNVPFKQQEQVLFAIGDALPRLCGVAIDSRGNGSYMGEAATDKWGSIVDQVMATENWYRERMPRYKARFEDGTITLPKDDGLVDDHRAFKLVRGVARLPEGKTSGERHGDGAMACVLADHAAEMEAIEIDFTPAPLPGSRQDNDSDDIESTGFGIGGGAW, from the coding sequence GTGAGTGCTGCTATCGATCAAAGCGTGTTGCTGCCCTACCAGCAGCGCTGGGTAAACGACAACTCGCCCGTCAAGGTGATTGAGAAATCCCGCCGTATCGGCCTTTCCTACGGTGAAGCGGCAGACGATGTGCTCTACGCCGCATCCAGTGCGGGCGCAAACGTCTACTACATCTCCTACAACAAAGAGATGACCCAAGGCTTTATTCAGGATTGCGCCGGTTGGGCCAAAGCCTACCAAGCAGCCGCCAGCCAGATCGAAGAGTCGGTGATTGAAGCTGAAGACAAGCAGATCCTCAGCTACACCATCAAGTTCGACAGCGGCAACCAGATCCAAGCGTTTACCTCAAACCCGCGTAACCTGCGCAGTAAAGGTCGCCCCGGCGAACGCCTGGTCATTGATGAAGCCGCGTTCGTGGATGACATCCAGGAGCTGCTAAAAGCGGCGATGGCCATGACAATCTGGGGTGGTCAGATTCGCATCATCAGCACCCACAACGGCGAAGATAACCCGTTCAATGAGCTGGTCACTGACATACGTGCTGGAAAGTACGACTACAGCTTGCACCGTGTCGACCTAGACGATGCGCTAGCCGATGGCTTCTACAAACGTATCTGTAAAGTCACGGGTGTGCCGTGGACACGCGAAGGCGAAGTGCAGTGGCGTCAGCAGTTGATCAACCGCTACAAGCCTAACGAAGACGAAGAGCTATTTTGCATTCCGGCCCAAGGCGGCGGCAGCTACCTGACTCGGGTGATGATTGAAGCCTGTATGGCCCCAGCCCCCGTGCTGCGCTTTAACGGCACGCGTGAATTTAACGCCATGCCAGAGCCCTCACGCGCCGCTGAAATGGCCGACTGGATCAACGACAACCTCAAACCAGTACTAGCAACGCTTAACCCGCGCCGCCAACACGCCATGGGGCAAGACTTTGCCCGTAGCGGTGACCTCTCGGTGATTGCCCCCATGGAGATCGGCGAGACCCTGCACCGCACCGTGCCCTTTCTAATGGAAATGCACAACGTGCCCTTCAAGCAGCAAGAGCAAGTGCTTTTTGCTATCGGTGATGCGCTGCCACGCCTATGCGGCGTCGCCATCGACAGCCGTGGCAACGGCTCTTACATGGGCGAAGCGGCTACGGACAAGTGGGGCTCAATCGTTGACCAAGTGATGGCCACCGAAAACTGGTACCGCGAACGCATGCCCCGCTACAAGGCCCGCTTTGAAGACGGCACTATCACGCTGCCGAAAGACGATGGCCTAGTAGACGATCACCGCGCCTTCAAGTTGGTGCGTGGTGTCGCCCGTCTGCCTGAAGGCAAAACCAGCGGCGAACGCCACGGTGATGGCGCAATGGCTTGCGTTCTAGCTGATCACGCCGCCGAGATGGAAGCCATAGAGATCGACTTCACCCCCGCGCCCCTGCCTGGCAGCCGCCAGGACAACGACAGCGACGACATTGAATCCACAGGCTTTGGAATAGGAGGCGGCGCATGGTAA
- a CDS encoding Mor transcription activator family protein, whose translation MTSHKVDNLDLGFGVPADALDYLDPEILKKWPQGLSDMLTVVENAYIRAGDDPQVARNRAFSAVRAISSFAGGRSLYVPQGRQLDRALRDREIWERHTGDNIPQLVEDYGLTEAQVYSILGEQRKLARARMQSDLFGDNANG comes from the coding sequence ATGACCTCTCATAAGGTAGACAACTTAGATCTAGGCTTCGGCGTCCCCGCCGATGCTCTGGACTATCTCGACCCAGAGATCCTAAAGAAGTGGCCACAAGGGCTGAGCGACATGCTCACAGTGGTCGAGAACGCCTATATCCGGGCTGGTGATGATCCGCAGGTAGCACGCAACCGTGCTTTTTCAGCCGTGCGTGCTATTAGCTCGTTCGCAGGTGGTCGTAGCCTTTATGTGCCCCAGGGCCGACAGCTTGACCGCGCTCTACGAGACCGTGAAATCTGGGAGCGTCACACCGGCGACAACATTCCTCAGTTGGTCGAGGACTACGGTCTTACAGAAGCGCAGGTTTACAGCATTCTAGGCGAGCAGCGAAAACTCGCCCGCGCCCGGATGCAATCTGATCTTTTCGGCGACAATGCAAACGGCTAA
- a CDS encoding DUF2730 family protein, translated as MDVINWAAAKLLFDILQALLMCVMAVYIYWLNKHRATGTAISKLNERVDDVDKHLSRLEQTLDNRPGYSEIDQLRSEMATMNRGVAELSASMNASNALLNRLHEYLLTEKGNR; from the coding sequence GTGGATGTCATCAACTGGGCAGCGGCAAAGCTGCTATTCGATATTTTGCAGGCGCTGCTCATGTGTGTAATGGCGGTCTACATCTACTGGCTGAACAAGCACCGCGCCACCGGTACCGCCATTAGCAAACTCAATGAACGCGTCGATGACGTTGACAAGCACCTATCGCGCCTAGAGCAAACACTGGATAACCGCCCCGGCTATAGCGAGATTGACCAGTTGCGCAGCGAAATGGCCACCATGAACCGAGGGGTGGCAGAACTTTCCGCGTCTATGAATGCCAGCAATGCCTTGCTGAACCGCCTGCACGAATACCTGCTGACGGAAAAGGGGAACCGGTAA
- a CDS encoding DUF935 domain-containing protein, translating into MVSPKALIKRLFGSDNSQALEDEQTNDARIGQLKREFAEHPTKGLTPARLYQILEAAEQGDLKAQSELFDDMEEKDPQIGANLGKRRQLAAELEWQIVPPDGADAREKKATEHAIEVFSGINVEDLILDLGTGIGHGWANLELSWQRDGALRYIEQPTLRPHSWFRLHPDDQNCITLRDNSATGDELWPLGWVQHRHRAKTGYVARMGLHRILAWPYLFQNYALGDLAQLLEIYGLPARIGKYPKNATEKEKATLLRAVVTLGQNAAGIIPEGMDIEFTEAAGKGASADLYKTMMDWCESAKARAILGGTLTSGTGEGTNTNALGNVHERGQASLIRSDVRQYAGSIRNNMLWPMAALNYGIEKSQRAPRFYLDTGETEDLERLAKSVPTFVDMGAKIPLWWLHEKSGIPRAQEGEDVLMPKAAPNPFMGALRLPASKQPLAALRQAPTHPGQPSYYRDATLEQLDSQAQPIIDSWVNQVQQLAEQAESLEQLQSLIAAAFDDLDESELANVMATAFEAATLAGRATVDEETGNAD; encoded by the coding sequence ATGGTAAGCCCTAAAGCACTCATCAAGCGGTTATTCGGCAGCGACAACAGCCAGGCGCTTGAAGACGAACAGACTAACGATGCCCGTATTGGTCAGCTCAAAAGAGAGTTCGCCGAACACCCCACCAAGGGGTTAACACCTGCGCGGTTGTACCAGATCCTGGAGGCCGCAGAACAAGGCGACCTCAAGGCGCAGTCTGAACTCTTTGACGATATGGAGGAAAAAGATCCGCAAATTGGAGCCAACTTGGGCAAGCGCCGCCAGTTAGCGGCAGAGCTTGAGTGGCAGATCGTTCCGCCCGACGGTGCTGATGCCCGTGAGAAGAAAGCCACCGAGCATGCAATAGAAGTGTTTAGCGGGATCAATGTTGAAGACCTAATTCTTGATCTCGGCACCGGCATCGGCCACGGCTGGGCAAACCTCGAACTAAGTTGGCAGCGCGATGGCGCACTGCGCTACATCGAGCAGCCTACGCTGCGCCCCCACTCATGGTTCCGCTTGCATCCCGACGACCAGAACTGCATCACTCTGCGCGACAACAGCGCAACGGGAGATGAACTATGGCCACTGGGATGGGTGCAGCACCGCCACCGCGCTAAAACTGGCTACGTGGCACGCATGGGCTTGCACCGTATATTGGCGTGGCCCTATCTGTTTCAAAACTACGCGCTGGGGGATCTCGCGCAACTGCTGGAAATCTACGGACTACCCGCCCGCATCGGTAAGTACCCAAAGAACGCCACCGAAAAAGAGAAAGCCACGCTGCTACGCGCCGTCGTCACACTGGGACAGAACGCGGCAGGCATCATCCCCGAAGGGATGGACATCGAGTTTACAGAGGCCGCTGGTAAGGGTGCGTCTGCCGACCTCTACAAAACTATGATGGATTGGTGCGAAAGCGCTAAAGCGAGGGCAATACTAGGCGGCACACTAACAAGTGGCACCGGCGAAGGCACAAACACTAACGCACTTGGCAACGTGCATGAACGGGGTCAGGCCAGCCTGATACGCTCAGACGTTCGTCAGTACGCGGGCAGCATCCGTAATAACATGTTGTGGCCCATGGCGGCTCTTAACTACGGGATTGAAAAGTCGCAGCGTGCACCGCGCTTCTACCTTGATACCGGCGAAACCGAAGATCTCGAACGCCTCGCCAAGAGCGTGCCCACATTTGTGGACATGGGTGCCAAGATCCCTCTGTGGTGGCTTCATGAGAAATCCGGCATCCCGAGAGCCCAGGAAGGCGAAGACGTACTGATGCCAAAGGCAGCGCCAAATCCGTTTATGGGTGCACTGCGCTTACCAGCATCTAAACAACCACTAGCAGCACTACGTCAGGCCCCCACCCACCCAGGCCAACCCAGCTACTACCGGGACGCAACCCTCGAACAGCTCGACAGCCAGGCGCAACCCATCATCGATAGTTGGGTTAACCAGGTGCAGCAGCTCGCCGAGCAAGCCGAAAGCCTAGAGCAGCTGCAATCGCTGATTGCCGCCGCCTTTGATGACTTGGATGAAAGCGAGTTGGCCAACGTGATGGCCACCGCGTTTGAAGCGGCCACATTAGCAGGCAGAGCCACGGTGGATGAGGAAACCGGCAATGCCGATTAG
- a CDS encoding DUF3164 family protein — protein MNTPAITTQQVPDGYRMDAKGRLIPEDSIKPIDQARDELAIELVTKAIELNRQLQQFKTAAFGDIETFVQLSAEQYGVNVGGKKGNVTLLSFDGRYKIQRQVADHITFDERLEAAKGLIDECLKDWTSGAGHEVKTIVQDAFRTDKQGNLRTGAVLALRRHDFDDPRWLKAMDAIADAVQITGSKSYVRIYERIGETERYQPISLNIAEV, from the coding sequence ATGAACACCCCTGCTATCACCACCCAGCAAGTACCCGACGGATATCGAATGGATGCCAAGGGGCGTCTGATCCCAGAAGACAGCATCAAGCCGATCGACCAAGCCCGCGATGAACTCGCCATTGAGTTAGTCACCAAGGCCATTGAGCTGAACCGCCAGTTGCAACAGTTCAAAACCGCTGCCTTTGGCGACATCGAAACCTTTGTACAGCTCTCCGCTGAGCAATACGGCGTCAACGTGGGTGGCAAGAAAGGCAATGTCACGCTGCTGAGCTTTGATGGCCGCTACAAAATCCAGCGCCAAGTAGCTGATCACATCACCTTCGATGAACGCCTGGAAGCTGCCAAGGGCTTGATCGATGAGTGCTTGAAGGATTGGACGTCTGGCGCTGGGCATGAGGTGAAAACCATCGTTCAGGACGCCTTCCGTACCGACAAGCAGGGCAACCTGCGCACTGGTGCGGTGCTTGCCTTGCGCCGCCATGACTTTGACGACCCGCGCTGGTTGAAAGCGATGGATGCCATCGCCGACGCCGTCCAGATCACCGGCTCCAAGAGTTACGTGCGGATCTATGAGCGCATCGGCGAAACCGAGCGTTACCAGCCCATCAGCCTAAACATCGCGGAGGTATAA
- a CDS encoding D-Ala-D-Ala carboxypeptidase family metallohydrolase: protein MPRDDLSTHFRRREFACKCGCGFDTVDLETLALLQDIRIHFNVPVVITSGCRCAAHNRRVGGAANSQHVFGRAADIRVQGISPAAVADYVEAHHPTASVGRYGSFTHVDTRTSGPARWRG from the coding sequence ATGCCCCGTGACGACCTTTCTACCCATTTCCGCCGCCGTGAATTTGCCTGCAAATGCGGCTGCGGCTTCGACACCGTCGATCTTGAAACTCTAGCGCTGCTGCAAGACATCCGCATCCACTTCAACGTGCCGGTAGTGATCACCAGCGGCTGTCGTTGTGCCGCGCACAACCGCCGTGTGGGTGGTGCTGCCAATAGTCAACATGTGTTTGGCCGTGCGGCAGATATCCGCGTACAGGGTATTTCACCAGCCGCTGTTGCCGACTACGTCGAGGCCCATCACCCCACCGCCAGTGTAGGCCGCTACGGCAGCTTCACCCACGTAGACACACGCACAAGCGGCCCTGCCCGCTGGAGAGGATAA
- a CDS encoding VpaChn25_0724 family phage protein has protein sequence MSYQDFETEGRRLGILRILLRRAQFTTNEYSLNDELQGAYAHHISRDKLHGDIAWLEEQGLVIAQQPRAGWIVTLTSRGSDCANGLANVPGVAKPRPGL, from the coding sequence ATGAGCTATCAAGACTTTGAAACCGAAGGCCGTCGCCTCGGTATTCTGCGCATCCTGCTACGCCGTGCGCAGTTCACCACCAACGAATACAGCCTTAACGATGAGCTTCAAGGTGCGTACGCCCACCATATCAGCCGCGACAAGCTGCATGGCGATATTGCCTGGTTAGAAGAACAAGGGTTGGTCATTGCTCAGCAGCCCCGCGCTGGTTGGATCGTGACACTCACTTCACGCGGTTCTGACTGTGCCAATGGCCTTGCCAATGTGCCTGGTGTTGCCAAACCTCGCCCCGGTCTTTGA
- a CDS encoding type VI secretion system-associated protein TagO, protein MQNIVTTIATALALSIGQAHASETCIDISNDQRRLACYDAEYRPAIERETVSEWNVSEQTSPIDDSKTVVLRTTAIEAVAGRFGRDSRPSLILRCHENKTVMYFGFAQHHMADIQGYGRVTLRVDQQNAVTRNMQASTDSKALGLWNGGQSIPVIRSMFDGNVLTVRATPFSESPITVQFPITGLEEAISPLREACNW, encoded by the coding sequence GTGCAGAACATTGTAACAACTATAGCAACAGCATTAGCGCTTTCGATTGGACAGGCTCACGCTTCCGAAACTTGCATCGATATCTCAAACGACCAGCGCCGCCTGGCTTGTTACGATGCAGAATACCGGCCTGCCATCGAGCGAGAGACTGTATCTGAGTGGAATGTGAGTGAGCAAACTTCACCCATAGACGATAGTAAGACCGTGGTGCTGCGTACAACGGCGATTGAGGCGGTAGCAGGTCGGTTTGGAAGAGACAGTAGGCCAAGCCTGATTCTGCGATGCCACGAAAACAAGACAGTCATGTACTTTGGCTTTGCACAACACCACATGGCCGATATTCAGGGTTATGGTCGTGTAACGTTAAGGGTCGATCAACAGAATGCCGTGACGCGAAATATGCAGGCTTCGACAGATAGTAAAGCGCTTGGGCTATGGAACGGAGGCCAGTCGATCCCAGTCATTCGTAGCATGTTCGATGGCAATGTTCTGACCGTACGCGCAACCCCGTTCAGTGAATCACCCATTACCGTTCAGTTTCCTATCACTGGACTTGAAGAAGCTATTTCTCCGCTGCGTGAAGCGTGCAACTGGTAA
- a CDS encoding DUF3486 family protein, with amino-acid sequence MPPRNKVFDLPQEVREELNEKLVSSGFQGYEALAGWLSERGYNVSKSSVHRYGQDLQEEFEEAMGDVRKTTELARAMASESEDESGHLIDATARIVQDQLLRISIAMRKAEHEPDVAAKHLSSVTKALADIGRVSLSQKKWAKELRVEVAKEAAEKAETAGRAQGLSNEGVAALRAAILEGMS; translated from the coding sequence ATGCCGCCACGCAATAAGGTCTTTGACCTACCCCAAGAGGTGCGCGAAGAGCTAAACGAAAAGCTCGTTAGCAGTGGCTTTCAGGGCTACGAAGCGTTAGCTGGCTGGTTAAGCGAGCGCGGTTATAACGTTTCCAAGTCTAGCGTTCACCGCTATGGCCAAGACTTGCAAGAAGAGTTCGAAGAGGCCATGGGCGACGTGCGTAAAACTACCGAGCTTGCCCGCGCCATGGCGTCGGAAAGCGAAGACGAAAGTGGTCATCTTATCGATGCCACCGCACGGATCGTGCAAGACCAGTTGCTGCGTATCTCCATCGCCATGCGTAAAGCCGAACATGAACCTGACGTGGCAGCCAAGCACCTTAGCAGCGTCACCAAAGCCTTGGCCGATATTGGCCGTGTCTCACTCAGCCAGAAAAAGTGGGCCAAAGAGCTGCGGGTGGAAGTGGCTAAAGAAGCCGCTGAGAAGGCCGAAACCGCAGGCCGCGCCCAAGGCCTTTCCAATGAAGGCGTCGCGGCACTTCGGGCAGCGATCCTAGAGGGTATGTCGTGA
- a CDS encoding phage head morphogenesis protein: MPISAQFNRPFPEQVTFFRNKLNLPTARSGQITRDQNDAAFVVAGATKADLLADLRGAVDDAISNGQSLGEFRKQFEEIVSKRGWTGWTGEGSKAGRAWRTRLIYKTNLDTSYAAGRWAQMTDPDMMRLRPYWRYVHNTVENPRQQHQRWNNLVLPAGHPWWQAHYPPNGFGCNCGVETLNERGLKRLDKEGPDAAPNDGTYENVDNTTGEVVTVPNGIQPGWDYAPGQTSTERAIAARLNRLDSVDATIARENVGQLVEASLFNRFWNGEMRGEYPVAVVPPVERQVLGAESPVVLLSQESLAAHKISHPEVGLADYRRIQQILDEGEVYQRDGEPGRMIYLALGDRLYRAALKRTADRKKNYFLTLFVVSDEAAERNVRAKMQRLR; the protein is encoded by the coding sequence ATGCCGATTAGCGCCCAGTTCAACCGCCCGTTCCCCGAGCAGGTAACGTTCTTCCGTAACAAGCTCAACCTGCCCACGGCTCGCAGCGGTCAGATCACCCGCGACCAAAACGACGCGGCATTTGTCGTGGCGGGCGCTACCAAGGCCGACTTGCTGGCAGATCTACGCGGCGCAGTCGATGACGCGATCAGCAACGGCCAGAGTCTCGGCGAGTTCCGCAAGCAGTTTGAAGAGATCGTGTCGAAGCGCGGCTGGACTGGCTGGACAGGCGAAGGCTCTAAGGCGGGCCGTGCCTGGCGTACCCGCCTTATCTACAAGACAAATCTGGATACCAGTTACGCCGCTGGCCGCTGGGCGCAGATGACCGACCCGGACATGATGCGCTTGCGCCCCTACTGGCGCTACGTACACAACACGGTAGAGAACCCACGACAGCAACATCAACGCTGGAACAACCTGGTTTTACCCGCTGGCCATCCCTGGTGGCAGGCGCACTACCCACCCAACGGCTTTGGGTGCAACTGCGGTGTGGAAACGCTCAACGAGCGCGGCCTGAAGCGCCTGGACAAAGAAGGCCCGGACGCCGCACCGAATGATGGCACTTATGAAAACGTCGATAACACGACCGGCGAAGTCGTCACCGTGCCTAACGGCATACAGCCAGGCTGGGACTACGCCCCAGGGCAAACCTCCACCGAACGTGCGATCGCTGCACGATTGAACCGGCTGGACAGCGTTGACGCAACGATCGCTAGAGAGAACGTCGGACAGTTAGTGGAGGCGTCGTTATTCAACCGCTTTTGGAATGGAGAGATGCGAGGCGAGTACCCAGTGGCCGTGGTGCCGCCAGTAGAACGCCAAGTGTTAGGCGCTGAAAGCCCCGTAGTACTGCTCTCACAGGAGAGCCTAGCGGCGCATAAGATCAGCCATCCTGAAGTAGGACTAGCGGACTACCGGCGGATACAACAGATATTAGATGAGGGCGAGGTATATCAGCGCGATGGTGAGCCAGGGCGAATGATTTATTTGGCCTTGGGCGACCGCCTTTATAGGGCAGCGCTTAAACGTACGGCGGACCGCAAGAAAAACTATTTTTTAACGCTATTTGTGGTCAGCGATGAAGCGGCGGAGCGGAACGTAAGAGCAAAAATGCAGCGGCTACGGTAG